A genomic segment from Streptomyces antibioticus encodes:
- a CDS encoding alkaline phosphatase PhoX, whose translation MERRTFLRTAAIGGSAAVLGGTLWRGAAYAAPAQPGTGPYGALGSPNANGIRLPAGFSSRVVARSGQTVSGTSYTWHNAPDGGACYADGTGWIYVSNSEINPSGGASAVRFSAAGAITGAYRILSSTRQNCAGGKTPWNTWLSCEEVDRGYVYETDPWGVQAAVRRDALGRFKHEAAAADPVRKVIYLTEDETNGCFYRFRPTTWGNLSSGTLEVLVAGSGTSGPVTWATVPDPTGATATRNQVSGAKRFNGGEGCHYADNTCWFTTKGDNRVWQYNAAAQTIELAYDDSLVTGGAAPLTGVDNVTGSSSGDLFVAEDGGNMEICIITPNDVVAPFLRIDGQSSSEITGPAFSPDGTRLYFSSQRGTSGSSSGGITYEVTGPFRA comes from the coding sequence GTGGAACGTCGTACCTTCCTGCGCACGGCCGCGATCGGCGGCTCCGCGGCCGTCCTCGGCGGCACCCTCTGGCGCGGCGCCGCGTACGCCGCCCCGGCCCAGCCGGGCACCGGCCCGTACGGGGCCCTCGGTTCACCGAACGCCAACGGCATCCGGCTGCCCGCGGGCTTCAGCAGCCGGGTCGTCGCCCGTTCCGGCCAGACGGTGTCGGGGACGTCGTACACCTGGCACAACGCCCCGGACGGCGGCGCCTGTTACGCGGACGGCACGGGCTGGATCTACGTCTCCAACTCGGAGATCAACCCGTCGGGCGGGGCGAGCGCGGTGCGGTTCTCGGCGGCGGGCGCGATCACGGGGGCGTACCGCATCCTCTCCTCCACCCGGCAGAACTGCGCGGGCGGCAAAACCCCGTGGAACACCTGGCTGTCGTGCGAGGAGGTGGACCGCGGCTATGTCTACGAGACGGATCCCTGGGGTGTGCAGGCCGCCGTCCGCCGGGACGCGCTGGGCCGTTTCAAGCACGAGGCGGCGGCCGCCGACCCGGTCCGCAAGGTGATCTACCTGACGGAGGACGAGACGAACGGCTGCTTCTACCGCTTCCGGCCCACGACTTGGGGCAATCTGTCCTCCGGCACGCTGGAGGTACTGGTCGCCGGCAGCGGCACGAGCGGCCCGGTCACCTGGGCGACGGTCCCCGACCCGACCGGCGCCACCGCGACCCGCAACCAGGTGTCCGGCGCGAAGCGCTTCAACGGCGGCGAGGGCTGCCACTACGCCGACAACACCTGCTGGTTCACGACGAAGGGCGACAACCGCGTCTGGCAGTACAACGCGGCCGCCCAGACCATCGAACTCGCCTACGACGACTCGCTGGTGACCGGCGGCGCGGCCCCGCTGACCGGCGTCGACAACGTCACGGGCTCGTCCTCCGGCGACCTGTTCGTGGCCGAGGACGGCGGCAACATGGAGATCTGCATCATCACTCCGAACGACGTGGTAGCCCCCTTCCTGCGCATCGACGGCCAGTCGTCCTCGGAGATCACGGGCCCGGCCTTCTCCCCCGACGGCACGCGGCTGTACTTCTCCAGTCAGCGGGGGACCAGCGGGAGTTCGTCGGGCGGGATCACGTACGAGGTGACGGGCCCGTTCCGCGCGTAG
- a CDS encoding excalibur calcium-binding domain-containing protein, which produces MSNPYATTPPPAPGPAAPRWARKRYVLPALALALFIGVGIGGDGENTTEPAAAKPRPTVTVTATETETAPPPTPEPATTVTATETVRVTKTVTAKPAARSDTSGSGGSGGSSSSGGSGSSGGSGGGSAYYANCSAARAAGAAPLHAGDPGYGRHLDRDGDGTACE; this is translated from the coding sequence ATGAGCAACCCGTACGCCACCACTCCTCCCCCCGCTCCGGGCCCGGCCGCTCCCCGCTGGGCCCGGAAGCGGTACGTCCTGCCCGCCCTGGCGCTGGCCCTCTTCATCGGCGTCGGCATAGGCGGCGACGGCGAGAACACCACCGAACCGGCCGCGGCGAAGCCCCGCCCGACGGTGACGGTCACCGCGACGGAAACGGAGACCGCCCCACCGCCCACCCCGGAACCGGCGACGACGGTGACGGCGACGGAAACGGTCCGCGTGACGAAGACGGTGACGGCGAAGCCGGCAGCTCGCTCGGACACGAGCGGCTCAGGCGGCTCAGGCGGCTCAAGCAGCTCCGGCGGCTCAGGCAGCTCGGGCGGCTCGGGCGGCGGCTCCGCCTATTACGCGAACTGCTCGGCGGCGAGGGCGGCAGGCGCGGCCCCGCTGCACGCGGGCGACCCCGGCTACGGCCGCCACCTCGACCGCGACGGAGACGGCACGGCCTGCGAGTAA
- a CDS encoding HAD family hydrolase, translating into MIRAVVFDVGECLVDETREYGAWADWLGVPRHTFAAMFGAVIAQGRDYRETFQEFRPGFDLYPERERRAEAGKPETFGESDLYPDVRDTFAALRADGLWLGIAGNQTVRAGSILRELFSKEVDLIATSDDWGASKPDPLFFERVAEASPFAHDEILYVGDRIDNDLRPAVAAGMHTALIRRGPWATIQWQTEEAEKLPTFRVESLLELPSLIRDFNERSR; encoded by the coding sequence ATGATTCGTGCAGTGGTTTTCGACGTCGGCGAGTGCCTCGTGGACGAGACGCGCGAATACGGCGCCTGGGCCGACTGGCTCGGCGTACCGCGTCACACGTTCGCGGCCATGTTCGGCGCGGTCATCGCCCAGGGACGGGACTACCGCGAGACGTTCCAGGAGTTCCGGCCGGGCTTCGACCTGTACCCGGAGCGCGAGCGGCGGGCGGAGGCCGGTAAGCCGGAGACCTTCGGGGAGTCCGACCTGTACCCCGACGTACGCGACACCTTCGCGGCGCTGCGGGCGGACGGTCTGTGGCTCGGCATCGCCGGCAACCAGACCGTCCGCGCCGGGTCGATCCTCCGCGAACTCTTCTCGAAGGAAGTGGACTTGATCGCCACCTCCGACGACTGGGGCGCCAGCAAACCCGACCCACTCTTCTTCGAGCGCGTCGCCGAGGCCAGCCCGTTCGCCCACGACGAGATCCTCTACGTCGGCGACCGCATCGACAACGACCTCCGACCGGCCGTCGCCGCCGGCATGCACACCGCGCTGATCCGCCGTGGCCCCTGGGCAACGATCCAATGGCAAACCGAGGAAGCCGAGAAGCTCCCCACCTTCCGAGTGGAGAGCCTCCTCGAACTACCTTCTCTGATCAGGGACTTCAACGAACGATCGCGCTGA
- a CDS encoding HIT family protein has protein sequence MSDAWRRDRIGSALRGENPAVVRRLGDGFAVMGDVQFLPGYSVLLVDEPGVGRLSELSRGKRLGFLGDMDRLGEAVERACRRVESGFRRVNLEILGNTDPFLHAHVWPRFDWEPEDLVGRPVWLYPPERWSDPEFALGPRHDVLRAAIGEELDRLT, from the coding sequence ATGAGTGATGCGTGGCGGAGAGATCGGATCGGGAGTGCTCTGCGGGGGGAGAATCCTGCTGTGGTGCGGCGGTTGGGGGACGGGTTTGCTGTGATGGGGGACGTGCAGTTTTTGCCCGGGTATTCCGTCCTGTTGGTGGATGAGCCTGGGGTGGGGCGGCTGTCCGAGTTGTCGCGGGGGAAGCGGTTGGGGTTTCTGGGGGACATGGATCGGCTGGGGGAGGCCGTCGAGCGGGCCTGTCGGCGGGTCGAGTCGGGGTTTCGGCGGGTCAATCTGGAGATCCTCGGGAACACCGATCCGTTTCTGCACGCGCACGTGTGGCCGCGGTTCGACTGGGAGCCCGAGGATCTCGTGGGGCGGCCGGTGTGGCTGTATCCGCCCGAGCGGTGGAGTGATCCGGAGTTCGCCCTCGGGCCGCGGCACGACGTGCTGCGCGCCGCCATCGGGGAGGAACTCGACCGGCTGACCTGA